A region from the Silene latifolia isolate original U9 population chromosome 7, ASM4854445v1, whole genome shotgun sequence genome encodes:
- the LOC141591863 gene encoding uncharacterized protein LOC141591863 → MAVNESNISDKSTENPRIIVEKLPSESRLSELGVKSWPKWACPPGRYKLRYDEQETCYLVKGKVRAYFKKDDDDDNGDYVEFGAGDLVIIPKGLACTWDVSLSVDKFYKFQSSSSSTSSSS, encoded by the exons ATGGCAGTAAATGAGTCCAATATATCAGACAAATCCACAGAAAACCCAAGAATTATCGTGGAAAAATTGCCTTCGGAATCGAGGCTATCTGAATTAGGCGTTAAATCATGGCCCAA ATGGGCATGTCCACCGGGAAGGTACAAGCTGAGATACGATGAACAGGAGACGTGTTATTTGGTGAAAGGCAAAGTTAGGGCTTATTTTAAAAAAGACGACGACGATGACAACGGTGACTATGTTGAATTTGGTGCAGGAGACCTTGTTATTATTCCTAAGGGACTTGCTTGCACTTGGGATGTCTCTCTTTCTGTTGATAAATTTTACAAATTTCAATCTTCGTCTTCTTCTACTTCCTCATCTTCTTAA